The Leptospira sp. WS39.C2 genome contains a region encoding:
- the dnaG gene encoding DNA primase — MNPYQSFKERVRREVSIDSYINRFVPLRRMGRNLVGICPFHNEKTPSFNVNSEGGFYHCFGCKASGDLFRFVMDYQKVDFLKSLEILSDYSGIPLVERTKEEEESDRKKEALFQISQKALEYFQKNLNTAAGELALKYLESRGMYSEDLKVFKIGYGLPGFGNLRGDLFKTEAEVKLGEQLGLLKRQDQNKDPYDFFRNRIMFPVIDTRGRVVAFSGRILGESEEAKYINSPNSLIYDKSRTFYNLNLSQDSIRKTREAVIVEGVFDAIGLFRKGIEFVVAPLGTGFTEGHVRILKNMADKVYLMMDSDKAGTKGAFRAVNLLSKEGVVVKVCHIPEGKDPFDYSLHHNKQEIRDLLEGASPASQFMIREILGGAGPTSLAEEKQAGVKKLFEFLKPMEKETDKQVYLEEGARQLGLSFSSLFQDFRGKPGVTSTPSVVDTKKDRSPQKPGKPSPVLICERKMIAMLIQNMELFSFADDLLTLEFRDEVSAFFWDYLYTKYLQNENLTAAEILSREEIPSEYLGLIAEHFSADASVTPATFKAMFLYHADLLDDARMEELVKEMAKPDLTIEEKNNLLSELSLLKSEKNKRSVYLRTIQTLEV; from the coding sequence GTGAATCCTTACCAAAGTTTTAAAGAAAGAGTTCGCAGAGAAGTCTCCATTGACTCCTACATCAACAGATTTGTTCCCTTACGTCGTATGGGTAGAAATCTCGTTGGCATTTGTCCTTTCCATAATGAAAAAACTCCATCATTCAATGTAAATTCAGAAGGTGGTTTTTACCACTGTTTTGGTTGCAAAGCTTCAGGTGATTTGTTTCGGTTTGTGATGGACTACCAGAAGGTAGACTTTCTCAAATCTTTGGAAATCCTTTCCGACTATTCAGGAATTCCTCTTGTAGAAAGAACCAAAGAAGAAGAGGAATCAGATCGGAAAAAAGAAGCACTGTTCCAAATCTCTCAAAAAGCACTAGAATACTTCCAAAAAAATCTAAATACTGCGGCCGGAGAACTGGCGTTAAAGTATTTGGAATCAAGAGGGATGTATTCGGAAGACCTTAAAGTTTTTAAGATTGGGTATGGACTTCCTGGATTTGGAAACTTACGTGGTGATTTATTCAAAACAGAAGCAGAAGTGAAACTTGGGGAACAACTAGGACTTTTAAAACGACAAGACCAAAACAAAGATCCCTATGATTTTTTCCGTAACCGCATCATGTTCCCTGTAATTGATACAAGAGGGAGAGTTGTTGCCTTTTCTGGTCGTATCCTCGGGGAATCAGAAGAAGCCAAGTACATCAATAGTCCCAATTCCCTGATTTATGATAAAAGTCGTACATTTTATAATTTAAACTTATCCCAAGATAGCATTCGTAAAACAAGAGAAGCCGTGATCGTTGAAGGTGTGTTTGATGCCATTGGACTCTTTCGAAAAGGAATTGAGTTTGTTGTCGCTCCACTTGGAACTGGATTTACAGAAGGCCATGTGCGTATTTTAAAAAATATGGCGGACAAAGTGTACTTAATGATGGATTCCGATAAAGCAGGAACCAAAGGTGCTTTCCGCGCTGTGAACCTCCTCTCAAAAGAAGGTGTTGTCGTAAAAGTTTGTCATATCCCGGAAGGAAAAGATCCTTTCGATTACTCCCTCCATCATAACAAACAGGAAATCAGGGATTTACTCGAAGGAGCATCCCCAGCTTCCCAATTTATGATCCGTGAAATCCTCGGTGGGGCAGGACCCACATCTCTTGCAGAAGAAAAACAAGCTGGGGTCAAAAAACTCTTTGAATTTTTAAAACCAATGGAGAAAGAAACCGACAAACAGGTCTATTTAGAAGAGGGAGCAAGGCAACTTGGACTTTCATTTTCTTCTCTTTTTCAGGACTTTCGAGGGAAACCAGGTGTAACTTCGACCCCTTCTGTTGTCGATACTAAGAAAGACCGTTCACCACAAAAACCAGGGAAACCTTCTCCTGTTTTAATATGTGAACGGAAAATGATCGCGATGCTCATCCAAAACATGGAACTTTTTAGTTTTGCAGATGATTTATTGACGCTCGAGTTTCGTGACGAGGTATCAGCCTTTTTTTGGGACTATTTATATACAAAGTATTTGCAGAATGAGAACCTAACAGCTGCAGAAATTCTTTCGAGGGAAGAAATTCCCTCGGAATACCTGGGACTTATTGCTGAACATTTTTCGGCCGATGCATCAGTGACCCCAGCTACCTTTAAAGCGATGTTTCTTTACCATGCGGATTTGTTGGATGACGCACGGATGGAAGAACTTGTGAAAGAAATGGCCAAACCTGACTTAACGATTGAAGAAAAGAACAATCTATTGTCAGAACTTTCACTTTTGAAAAGTGAAAAAAATAAGAGATCAGTGTATCTCAGAACGATCCAAACGTTAGAAGTCTAA
- the rpoD gene encoding RNA polymerase sigma factor RpoD, with translation MENLASLPEVQKIISIGKANREVSYDEINEILPDKILNSEKIDDVFTLLHEMGIEIVEEYSKKSLEESSSLTTTKEETTKETKEKPARKKRESSVSSSSEDPIRLYLKEIGKVSLISGETEVFLAKRIEKGEKIIEETILSSSILRQNFAKLIPKIKSKKIKVYDLVKVDKMYALNQEQADKLEKVFFENMELIQQDEKVLNESTNRIRKYSENSKKFKELKEKIDMSTGKIDEAIRKIGVSQKEIQKISQKIKSMVFRVKEIEKHFLKIKAKYGHDVREIKALNRFIEKNENLDEIEKMMGCDIDEVREVIKDIRNNERKLRRMEQEAGSPVGEIKDWGEKIIKGEREIAQAKRELVRANLRLVVSIAKRYANRGMHFFDLIQEGNIGLIRAVDKFEYKKGYKFSTYATWWIRQAITRAISDQARTIRVPVHMIEQVNKVIRETRLFVQEFGRDPSNDEIAERLGWPVQKVKAVKNVAREPISLEIPVGSEEDSELGDFIEDKEVISPLNSAASSILSEQIRQVLQTLPAREQKVIRMRFGLDDGYAQTLEEVGYQFKVTRERIRQIEAKALRRLRHPSRSKKLKDYID, from the coding sequence ATGGAAAATCTAGCAAGCCTACCAGAAGTACAAAAGATTATCTCCATCGGAAAGGCAAACCGAGAGGTATCGTATGATGAGATCAATGAAATACTACCGGATAAAATTTTAAATTCCGAAAAGATTGACGATGTCTTCACCTTGTTACACGAGATGGGGATTGAAATCGTAGAAGAGTATTCTAAAAAATCTTTAGAAGAATCTAGTTCCCTCACAACGACCAAAGAAGAAACTACCAAAGAAACCAAAGAAAAACCTGCACGTAAAAAAAGAGAGTCCAGTGTTTCTTCTAGTTCTGAAGATCCAATCAGGCTTTATTTAAAAGAAATTGGAAAGGTTTCTCTGATCTCTGGGGAAACTGAAGTTTTCTTAGCAAAACGAATTGAGAAGGGTGAAAAAATTATTGAAGAAACGATTTTAAGTTCTTCGATTTTACGCCAAAACTTTGCGAAACTCATTCCAAAAATTAAGTCCAAAAAAATCAAAGTTTATGACTTGGTGAAAGTGGACAAAATGTACGCACTCAACCAAGAGCAAGCGGACAAATTAGAAAAAGTATTTTTTGAAAACATGGAACTCATCCAACAGGATGAAAAAGTTCTAAACGAATCCACTAACCGCATTCGAAAGTACTCAGAAAATTCTAAGAAGTTCAAAGAACTCAAAGAAAAAATCGATATGTCTACGGGCAAAATCGATGAAGCCATTCGTAAAATTGGTGTTTCCCAAAAAGAAATCCAAAAGATCTCTCAGAAGATTAAGTCGATGGTTTTCCGTGTAAAAGAAATCGAAAAACATTTCTTAAAAATCAAAGCCAAATACGGTCATGATGTTCGTGAAATCAAAGCCCTCAATCGTTTCATCGAAAAAAATGAAAACTTAGATGAAATCGAAAAGATGATGGGTTGTGACATTGATGAAGTCAGAGAAGTCATCAAAGACATTCGCAACAATGAACGAAAACTCCGTCGTATGGAACAGGAAGCTGGTTCTCCTGTTGGGGAAATTAAAGACTGGGGTGAAAAAATCATCAAAGGGGAAAGGGAAATTGCACAAGCCAAACGGGAACTTGTCCGAGCAAACCTTCGTTTGGTGGTCTCCATTGCAAAAAGATATGCAAACCGTGGAATGCATTTCTTTGACCTTATCCAAGAAGGAAACATTGGTCTTATCCGTGCAGTAGATAAGTTTGAATACAAAAAGGGGTATAAGTTTTCTACTTACGCCACTTGGTGGATTAGGCAAGCCATCACTCGTGCGATCTCCGACCAAGCTCGTACGATCCGTGTTCCAGTTCACATGATTGAGCAAGTGAACAAAGTGATCCGGGAAACGCGTCTCTTTGTGCAAGAATTTGGACGTGATCCTTCCAATGATGAAATTGCAGAACGTCTTGGATGGCCTGTACAAAAAGTTAAGGCTGTGAAAAACGTAGCTCGGGAGCCAATTTCCCTCGAGATCCCAGTGGGTTCGGAAGAAGATTCAGAACTTGGAGATTTTATCGAAGACAAAGAAGTGATCTCTCCATTGAATTCTGCAGCGTCTTCTATCTTGTCGGAACAAATCCGCCAGGTATTACAAACACTTCCGGCTCGGGAGCAAAAAGTCATCCGGATGCGATTTGGTTTGGATGACGGGTATGCACAGACTTTGGAAGAGGTGGGATACCAATTTAAAGTAACTCGAGAAAGGATTCGTCAGATTGAAGCGAAAGCGTTACGCCGACTTCGTCACCCAAGTCGTTCGAAAAAACTAAAAGACTATATCGATTAA
- a CDS encoding polysaccharide deacetylase family protein — protein MSLDPTNEEKEIQDIVHELSKDIEKDRLFAKKLRRFAFISGLSFVGATVLVLCGYLLYLSLSVTKLESEVKEKERNLRELEQSLFSLMYQEQLREENALAGDTEPDTELAKQVEENIEFLKEVSQNTKGRNILRGNESQKEIALTFDLATGEELPVLYNYIKEHKIKVTLFLSNERPSDINGSFFVRQNLDYIKRMAKTGAVEFGNHTWSHFNYQRSVTETSLKKRMVLEYLSKSVLDLPRMAEELKRVEDTFYSLTKQELKKYYRLPYGALSQLILDSHASLGYTDHIMWSNNAKGSLDLPDYISKQFLYKKTSKGKKEVVKNPHYKTGEETLTFLENWEKADPNGMNGAIILMHLGGPRKFDKLIYILPTFIERMKEKGYRFVTLSEVLNNEKD, from the coding sequence ATGTCACTCGATCCGACAAACGAAGAGAAAGAAATCCAGGACATCGTCCATGAACTTTCCAAGGACATCGAGAAAGATCGTTTATTTGCTAAAAAACTCCGTCGTTTCGCCTTTATCTCTGGCTTATCATTTGTTGGTGCAACTGTCCTTGTTTTATGTGGGTATCTTTTATATTTGAGCCTCAGTGTGACCAAACTCGAATCTGAGGTAAAAGAAAAAGAACGTAACCTTCGCGAGCTCGAGCAGTCTCTTTTTTCTTTGATGTACCAAGAACAACTTAGGGAAGAAAATGCTTTGGCCGGCGACACTGAACCTGATACCGAACTTGCCAAACAAGTAGAAGAGAATATTGAATTCCTTAAAGAAGTAAGCCAAAATACAAAAGGTCGTAACATCTTACGAGGCAATGAATCACAAAAAGAAATTGCTTTGACCTTTGACTTGGCAACAGGGGAAGAACTCCCCGTCCTTTACAATTACATCAAAGAACATAAAATCAAAGTGACTTTGTTTTTATCCAACGAAAGGCCATCTGACATCAATGGATCTTTTTTTGTCAGACAAAACTTAGATTATATCAAACGGATGGCAAAAACTGGGGCCGTCGAATTTGGAAACCATACTTGGTCTCATTTTAACTACCAACGTTCTGTTACTGAAACTTCCTTAAAAAAAAGAATGGTACTCGAATACTTATCTAAGTCCGTACTTGACCTCCCTCGTATGGCAGAAGAGTTAAAAAGAGTGGAAGATACTTTTTATTCACTCACCAAACAAGAGTTAAAAAAATATTACCGTTTGCCTTATGGAGCACTTAGCCAATTGATTTTGGATTCTCATGCAAGCCTTGGTTATACTGACCATATCATGTGGTCGAATAATGCAAAAGGTTCTCTCGACTTACCCGATTATATCAGCAAACAATTCCTATATAAAAAAACATCCAAAGGCAAAAAGGAAGTGGTGAAAAACCCTCACTACAAAACAGGAGAGGAAACTCTCACGTTTTTAGAAAACTGGGAAAAAGCAGATCCCAATGGAATGAATGGAGCCATCATTCTGATGCACCTCGGTGGTCCCCGTAAATTTGATAAATTGATTTATATCCTACCAACCTTCATTGAAAGGATGAAAGAAAAGGGTTACAGATTCGTAACCCTTTCCGAAGTATTAAACAACGAAAAAGACTAA
- the tyrS gene encoding tyrosine--tRNA ligase gives MKTELELNQELETIRRGTVEIISEGELLEKIKSKPSLTIKAGFDPTAPDLHLGHFVLLRKLKHFQDLGHDVCFMLGDFTAMIGDPTGKSETRKRLSKEEVLENSKTYQTQVFKILDPKKTRILYNSHWCSELIFEDVLVLTSKYTVSRMLERDDFTKRHKAGTPISMIEFLYPLVQGYDSVAMKSDVELGGTDQKFNMLVGRDLQREYGQKPQAVITLPLLVGLDGVKKMSKSLGNYVGIIEKPIDMYGKIMSISDDLMWNYFELLTDLPMSEVENRKEGIRTKSLHPKEVKTELALLIMDQLHPSEENRKAVEEWTAIHNTKNRALPDEIPTESLDSSYFAEKPPLLVYVLSQLKFIPSVSEGRRLIQAGGLYLDEEKITDPTLVLEQGKEYLIRQGKKGKFLKIKT, from the coding sequence ATGAAAACTGAATTAGAATTAAACCAAGAATTAGAAACTATCCGCCGAGGCACTGTTGAAATCATCAGCGAAGGGGAACTTTTAGAAAAAATCAAATCCAAACCTTCCCTTACCATCAAGGCAGGATTTGATCCCACAGCTCCCGACTTACATTTAGGCCATTTTGTTTTACTGCGAAAACTCAAACATTTCCAAGACTTGGGCCATGATGTTTGTTTTATGCTTGGTGATTTTACTGCCATGATTGGTGACCCCACTGGAAAATCAGAAACGCGCAAACGTCTTTCGAAAGAAGAAGTATTGGAAAATTCCAAAACCTACCAAACGCAAGTATTCAAAATTTTAGACCCAAAAAAAACTCGCATCCTTTACAATTCCCATTGGTGTTCGGAACTAATATTCGAAGATGTACTTGTTCTCACTTCTAAGTATACAGTTTCTCGTATGTTGGAACGAGATGATTTTACCAAAAGACACAAAGCGGGCACACCTATTTCCATGATTGAGTTTTTATACCCACTAGTGCAAGGGTATGATTCGGTTGCAATGAAGTCTGATGTCGAACTTGGGGGCACTGATCAAAAGTTCAATATGCTTGTGGGCCGCGACTTACAAAGAGAATACGGACAAAAACCACAAGCAGTCATCACCTTGCCACTATTAGTTGGTCTTGACGGTGTGAAAAAAATGTCCAAGTCTCTTGGCAATTATGTAGGCATCATTGAAAAACCCATCGACATGTATGGGAAAATTATGTCGATCTCAGATGATCTGATGTGGAATTATTTTGAACTTCTCACAGACCTTCCTATGTCCGAAGTGGAAAATCGAAAAGAGGGGATTCGTACCAAATCCCTTCATCCTAAAGAAGTCAAAACGGAACTGGCTCTCCTCATTATGGACCAACTCCATCCATCGGAAGAGAACCGGAAAGCCGTGGAAGAATGGACTGCCATCCACAATACCAAAAACAGGGCACTTCCAGACGAAATTCCAACTGAGAGTTTGGACTCCAGTTATTTTGCAGAAAAACCACCACTTCTTGTTTATGTTTTGTCCCAACTCAAATTCATTCCGAGTGTTTCGGAAGGCCGTAGGCTCATCCAGGCAGGTGGATTGTATTTGGATGAGGAAAAAATCACCGATCCAACACTCGTTTTAGAACAGGGAAAGGAATACCTGATCCGCCAGGGGAAGAAAGGGAAATTTTTAAAAATCAAAACCTAA
- a CDS encoding metallophosphoesterase, producing MNFYWNQDSISNLIIDFLFLGLIVAVYHYFKNRYKNKGLVKSDYKIFLKVSTLTTLIVFLISNLPFVSSFLFVRFCWQYLTVFFPLFVLFRFVRMKIVFSVIFILILIPFKFYAEVVEPSDLEIQYIKIETNKIKSKLYFVHISDLHYEGNKQELESLFNHIGSFKPNLIFITGDFLNDDSKMDELFQVLSLKNHFKIVMVDGDHDSNLDFNQIEKLYEFYYLENKSYRTERNHVPFNLVGIKNKSYKDQKNLDNLVSDLNQNEFNILLSHKPDVMFLDGMPKFDLVLAGHTHGGQFNLPWIGPISTVSRIPNWIAKGGKSEWKGTTIISNRGFGMEGHVAPRIRFLCRPHVVLLGVFPLNKSSDNSSGNGENRVPD from the coding sequence ATGAATTTTTATTGGAATCAAGATTCAATCAGTAATCTCATTATTGATTTTTTGTTTTTAGGGTTAATCGTTGCTGTTTATCATTATTTTAAAAATCGATACAAAAACAAAGGGTTAGTCAAATCGGATTATAAAATTTTTTTAAAGGTAAGCACTCTAACAACTTTGATTGTATTTCTGATTAGCAATCTTCCATTCGTTTCTTCATTTTTATTCGTAAGGTTTTGTTGGCAATATTTAACAGTATTTTTTCCTCTTTTTGTTTTATTTCGTTTTGTTAGAATGAAGATTGTTTTTTCAGTTATATTCATATTAATTCTTATTCCATTTAAATTTTACGCGGAAGTAGTTGAACCTTCAGATTTGGAGATTCAATATATAAAGATAGAAACGAATAAAATTAAATCAAAGTTATATTTTGTTCATATTTCAGATTTGCATTATGAAGGGAATAAACAAGAATTAGAATCTTTATTTAATCACATTGGATCGTTTAAGCCAAATCTAATCTTTATAACAGGAGATTTTTTAAACGATGATTCCAAAATGGATGAACTATTTCAGGTTTTGTCTTTGAAGAATCACTTTAAAATTGTGATGGTGGACGGCGACCATGACTCAAATTTGGATTTTAACCAGATCGAGAAATTATATGAATTTTATTATTTGGAAAATAAAAGTTATAGAACGGAACGTAATCATGTCCCATTCAATTTAGTTGGAATCAAAAACAAATCGTATAAGGATCAAAAAAATCTCGATAATTTAGTATCGGATTTAAACCAAAATGAATTCAACATTCTTTTAAGTCATAAACCTGATGTAATGTTTTTGGATGGAATGCCCAAGTTTGATTTAGTACTTGCTGGCCATACTCATGGAGGACAATTTAATCTTCCTTGGATTGGTCCCATATCAACAGTTTCTCGGATTCCGAATTGGATTGCAAAAGGTGGTAAATCTGAATGGAAGGGAACAACTATCATTTCCAATCGAGGTTTCGGAATGGAAGGCCACGTCGCTCCTAGAATTCGATTTTTATGTAGACCCCATGTGGTTTTACTTGGTGTTTTTCCATTGAACAAGTCATCGGATAATTCTTCTGGGAATGGTGAAAATCGAGTTCCCGACTAA
- a CDS encoding glycerol-3-phosphate dehydrogenase/oxidase, with protein sequence MNHLDERKQTLKQLESTQYDILILGGGATGSGTALDASLRGYKVALLEKGDFSQGTSSRSTKLIHGGVRYLAQFHFKLIYEALSERKRLLTNAPHLVKPLQFVLPTYVWWEKPFYSIGLTMYDLLAGKSIVPGHERISKATALDYFASLKKHNLKGGIAYYDAQFNDARLNVTAVRAAKDNGADIVSRIEVISFLKDAKGKIIGVTAKDSVTKKVISIKAKVVANTTGVWIDSLRKLDDPKAENVLAPSQGIHLVFDKEKLPCRTAMIIPKTADGRVVFVIPWEGKVLLGTTDTAIQKIEDEPLPLQSEVEFLLQTGNDYLDTKLTKDDIESVFSGLRPLISTGDKKDTKSISREEAILVSDSGLVTMSGGKWSTFRKMAEDLTDKLISVGNLPSKMKCFTASFAFPGADGYSKHLVAKIQTMYDLPYETAVRLVDSYGGEVPLILGKKPKEIKKGSGYFAEEIKHFVKKEFALSVSDVLSRRWRVVFLDLKLAESLAVPASNVLAKELGWKESEKKSSLNELLKHIKDLKKTIS encoded by the coding sequence ATGAATCATTTAGATGAAAGAAAACAAACACTGAAACAATTAGAATCCACCCAGTATGATATTTTAATTTTGGGTGGTGGTGCCACAGGTTCTGGTACAGCCCTCGATGCAAGTCTCCGAGGTTACAAAGTAGCCCTTCTCGAAAAGGGTGATTTTTCCCAAGGGACTAGTTCGCGATCTACAAAACTCATCCATGGTGGCGTACGGTATTTGGCCCAGTTCCATTTTAAGTTGATCTATGAAGCTTTGTCGGAACGTAAACGCCTTCTCACCAATGCTCCCCACCTAGTAAAACCACTCCAATTTGTGTTACCAACCTATGTTTGGTGGGAAAAACCATTTTATTCCATTGGTCTTACCATGTATGATCTTCTTGCTGGAAAGTCTATTGTCCCTGGACACGAACGGATCTCCAAAGCAACAGCTCTCGATTATTTTGCCTCTTTAAAAAAACATAACCTTAAAGGGGGAATTGCTTACTACGATGCCCAGTTTAATGATGCAAGGCTCAATGTAACAGCCGTTCGAGCTGCGAAAGATAATGGAGCAGATATTGTTTCCCGAATTGAAGTCATATCCTTTCTCAAAGATGCCAAAGGAAAAATCATTGGTGTCACGGCAAAAGATTCGGTCACCAAAAAAGTAATTTCGATCAAAGCAAAAGTTGTCGCAAATACAACAGGAGTTTGGATTGATTCCCTTCGTAAACTCGATGACCCAAAAGCAGAGAATGTACTTGCGCCGAGCCAAGGAATCCACCTTGTCTTTGATAAAGAAAAACTCCCTTGCCGTACAGCGATGATCATTCCAAAAACTGCCGATGGAAGAGTTGTTTTTGTGATCCCGTGGGAAGGAAAAGTGCTTCTCGGAACAACGGACACAGCGATCCAAAAGATCGAGGATGAACCACTTCCCTTACAATCGGAGGTAGAATTTTTACTCCAAACCGGAAATGATTATTTAGACACAAAGTTAACAAAAGACGACATCGAATCCGTGTTTAGTGGTCTACGCCCGCTCATCTCCACTGGAGATAAAAAAGATACCAAATCGATCTCTAGAGAAGAGGCAATCCTTGTTTCCGATTCAGGTCTTGTCACCATGTCCGGTGGAAAATGGTCAACATTCCGAAAGATGGCAGAAGACCTTACGGATAAATTAATATCCGTTGGTAACCTACCTTCTAAAATGAAATGTTTTACTGCAAGTTTCGCTTTCCCTGGTGCTGATGGGTATAGCAAACACTTAGTGGCAAAAATCCAAACCATGTATGACCTACCGTATGAAACAGCGGTTCGTTTGGTAGATTCTTATGGTGGGGAAGTCCCTCTCATCCTTGGAAAAAAACCAAAAGAAATCAAAAAAGGGTCAGGATATTTTGCAGAAGAGATCAAACATTTTGTGAAAAAGGAATTTGCACTTTCTGTTTCCGATGTTCTCTCAAGACGATGGAGGGTTGTTTTTTTAGACTTAAAACTAGCGGAGTCCCTTGCCGTGCCTGCCTCTAATGTACTTGCAAAAGAACTGGGATGGAAGGAGTCCGAAAAAAAATCTTCTTTAAACGAACTCCTAAAACACATCAAGGATTTAAAGAAAACAATTTCCTAA